From the genome of Naumannella halotolerans, one region includes:
- the otsB gene encoding trehalose-phosphatase, which translates to MVDQIAPDLERFAVRPGPGVAALSAVLEDPANSLLGLDFDGTLSPIIDRPENAVIHPEGARALDRLSRRLGTVAIITGRPARAAVELGGLAQLAGAERMVVLGQYGAERWDGASGEFTIPPPPEGIAQVREAVTALVDEVGIPGVTIENKFRAIGIHWRTAADPQRATAALIERARAIAAEHDFGVEPGRSVLEIRPPGKDKGMALAELIAERGVRAQIFGGDDLGDLPAYDEVVRQRALGIPGLLIASASPEQNALLERADVVCHGPAEVATWLHLLADELDRRAA; encoded by the coding sequence ATGGTCGATCAGATCGCGCCGGACCTCGAACGTTTCGCTGTGCGCCCGGGACCGGGGGTGGCGGCTCTTTCCGCCGTGCTCGAGGACCCGGCGAATTCCCTGCTCGGACTGGATTTCGACGGGACCCTGTCGCCGATCATCGATCGGCCGGAGAATGCGGTGATCCATCCCGAGGGGGCTCGGGCACTCGATCGGCTGTCCCGCCGGCTGGGAACCGTCGCCATCATCACCGGCCGGCCTGCGCGGGCTGCGGTCGAACTCGGTGGGCTGGCCCAGCTGGCCGGTGCCGAGCGGATGGTCGTCCTCGGCCAGTACGGTGCCGAGCGCTGGGACGGCGCGAGCGGTGAGTTCACGATCCCGCCGCCACCGGAGGGGATCGCGCAGGTACGCGAAGCCGTCACCGCGCTGGTGGACGAGGTCGGGATCCCCGGGGTGACGATCGAGAACAAGTTCCGTGCCATCGGCATCCACTGGCGTACCGCCGCCGACCCGCAGCGGGCCACCGCGGCATTGATCGAACGGGCCCGGGCGATCGCCGCCGAGCACGACTTCGGTGTCGAACCGGGGCGTTCGGTGCTGGAGATCCGTCCGCCCGGCAAGGACAAGGGCATGGCCCTGGCCGAGCTGATCGCCGAACGCGGTGTGCGGGCGCAGATCTTCGGCGGGGACGACCTGGGTGACCTGCCCGCCTATGACGAGGTGGTACGCCAGCGCGCCCTCGGCATCCCCGGGCTGTTGATCGCCTCGGCCTCGCCGGAGCAGAACGCCCTGCTCGAGCGAGCCGATGTGGTCTGCCACGGCCCGGCCGAGGTGGCGACCTGGTTGCATCTGCTGGCCGACGAACTGGATCGCCGGGCGGCCTGA